The sequence CAGGGTCTTTGCTGATGGGTTGTAGGTGATGACGGTTTGTTCCTGGCCATCGGGTGAGCAGCGGACTTTTACGCCATATTCAGCGGCATCGCTGGGAGCGATTTCGAGAGAGAGTTCAAGGCAATCGCCTTGAATATTTTCCAGAGCACTTTCGCCGGTGACGGTGAGGTTCTCACAAGTTCGCGGTCGAACGCGCTGTCTTTCGAGCTCCGGCACCGGCTGGATTTTCAGAGTGCCATCATCGGCAAGCGAAAGAATACGCGGCATACTCATGACGCCGCTCCAGCCTAATTCCTTTTGGTCCATCGTGTCAAATATCCATCCCCAGAAAATGCGCCGTCCCTTATCATCCTGCAGGCTCTCAGGCGCAAACAGCGGGCCGCCGTCCAGCTTGTTCATGAGGCCGTGACGCTCGGGGTAGAACGTTTCGTTCTCCCATCGACCCAGATAATACTGGGCGCATCTTCGATGGCTGATGAACAGGAGCATATGCGTGTTGCCCAGTTTGAAGAAGTCAGGGCAGGCGCAGTCATCATCGAGTTCAGTCCACTTGCGATCCGATTGGTACATCGGGTGAAGGTATTCCCAGTTGATTAAATCTTTTGATTTGAATAAGAAAAGGGTATCGCCGTTATCATCGCCCTTATGGAGATTGCCAAGTCCCGCATAGTAGGTGTCACCCTCAAGCCAGCAATGGGGGTCGAATACGCAATAAAGCTCGGCTTCGGGACTCCCTTCCTTGGCCATCGGGATGACGGGATTGTGCGGACTTTTAACCCAGTTAATT comes from bacterium and encodes:
- a CDS encoding glycoside hydrolase family 32 protein; this translates as MDELIQSARTLRETFQKDPYRPAYHFVIPEGNAMPFDPNGAIFWKGKYHLFYIYQDKELGHCWGHASSVDTLHWRSHPVGLASMPGDPDKGIFSGCALLDKNGVPTLVYFGIDAGICIAQCEEDDLINWVKSPHNPVIPMAKEGSPEAELYCVFDPHCWLEGDTYYAGLGNLHKGDDNGDTLFLFKSKDLINWEYLHPMYQSDRKWTELDDDCACPDFFKLGNTHMLLFISHRRCAQYYLGRWENETFYPERHGLMNKLDGGPLFAPESLQDDKGRRIFWGWIFDTMDQKELGWSGVMSMPRILSLADDGTLKIQPVPELERQRVRPRTCENLTVTGESALENIQGDCLELSLEIAPSDAAEYGVKVRCSPDGQEQTVITYNPSAKTLCVDATNCHREGDYLHTLPLELAPGEPLKLRIFLDKSVVEVFANDRQCITARVYPKREDSTGISLFSKGDSITVKTLNAWDIAPTNSW